TATGTTTCAGTATAAAGGCTCAAGACTATAAAGGAAAAAATAATGCCCGCTCGCCTAGTAATTCTACTGGGAGTAGCGGGCATTAGCATATCTGGCCTGTGCGTATCTCCCCCTCCCCCTTCTACAAGTCTTGTCACCCTCACAGCCCCCGTATACGTTCCGCCTGCTGCCTGTTAAGATCAGCCAAGCGGAGAGTTGCCGGAGTGGTCGAACGGGGCGGTCTCGAAAACCGTTGAGCGCGCAAGCGTTCCGAGGGTTCGAATCCCTCACTCTCCGCCATTATTTCTTGAAACTATTGATTTATTTAGCATTTTCCGCATTTTGGTGACCAAAGTAGGAACCATGGTCGTATTTCTTATTATTTTCAGCCGGTAAAAATTTAAGAGCATGCTAAGCTTTCCTCAACGCAGGGCTTACCAGTGAACTCGGGTCTTCAAGATCTCCACAATCAGTACATAACGAAACAACCGAGATAAATGAGGAGCAGGTTTTCTGCTCCTCACATACAATATTAGGCAAATAAGAAGTCATCACTGCTAAGTTGAGTGATGTCTACTCCGGTCAGTAGAATTGATCCACCATCGAAGGTGACAAATGTATCGTCTCCTTGATCTGTAATTGTCAGTTCAGCAAACGAAGATATCCCGCCTTCGAACTCAATCAGGTCCAGACCATCAGAGAAGTCAAGAATTTCATCTGCACCAGAGTTCGTGTCAAAAACAAATGTATCTGAACCAGCGCCGCCAACAAGAGTATTGTCAGCTTCATTGCCAATGAGAATGTCATTACCATGGCCGGAAATTACATTTTCAATCACGGTACCGCGTGCAATAGCAAGATTACCTGTCAGGCCGTTGACATTGGAATAAGTTTCCTGCTCAAGAGAAATGAGCTGGTCATCCCAAACAGAACTATAATCAATTGTATCATCACCGCCATTATCAATAATGGTGTAGGCAACTGATTGTAGACCTGCGATATTATCGTAATATCCACCAACCGTTGAATTTTCTCCATAAACAGTATCATCAATACGCAGGTTGTTTGCAGTACCGTACAGGTTTTGCATCGCAAGAATATCAGCAACTGTAGGCGTCAATATGTATGCAAAGTCGGCCTCAATTGACGTATTTTGGGGTTGAGTGAAATACGACATCACTGAGGTCTGCCAAGAGTCGTTTGTATAATGATTATCAACTCCATAGACGGCAGCACCATCATAGTTACCAGCATGTCCAAGCCCCATGGCATGGCCGATTTCGTGTACATAGGTCTGGAAAGAATAGCTGTTCAACGTGGTTCCATAGGTAGTGAGCCAGTCAGTGGAGATATTCACATTAGAAAAAGCGATTGTATCACCTGCAACGCCAGAGGCAGTGTATGCGCCACTGTTATTATCATCAAAAGTAATTTGAGCGCTGCCACTAACAGCTTGGAAATTAATACCTGTAACCATCGCCCAAGCGTCAAGTGCTGCCGTTGCCAAATATTGACCGTCACTCGTTAGGGCATCAATACTCACGGTAATTGTGTCACCAGGGGCAACATCAAAACTACGAGATGAACGTCCAATGGATTCCCAATATCCATCGGTTAACTGATCTGCAATTTGATCATTTGTAAATGTATCTGGATCTACAAGTTCAATTTCACCATAGCTGCCATCACTATTTGGATGGAAAAGATAACTGGCTCCAGTACCTTCAGTATGCTGTGCACCCACAACAATAACGCCATCGTCATCGATAGAAACAGCAGAACCAAAGAGCCCACCGTCAGATCCAGAGGGCTCCGTCAGCTTATATTCCGTATAAGAACCATCAGAGGATGGAACAAAAACATAAACTGCCCCAGAGCTGTCCCCAAGCTCATCTTCCCCCGTGGCAGCTACAACAATGATACCATTATCACTAATCGCAACTGAAGAGCCAAAATTATCATAGGCCTGAGCATCAGAGGCGTACAACTCTACCGCCTGATATTCGCCATTACCATCCAAAGTGAAAACAGTAACTGAGCCTGCATCACTTCCTTGGTCATTGTCAAAAGGGGCACTCGCAACAATAGTCCCATCTACATTGACAGCAATTGCAGTTCCAAGTCTATCATACATGGCCGCTGCTTCTTGGGCGAGTTTTACCTGATTGTAACCACCGTTTCCATCTGGAGTGAAGACATATATGGAGCCAGAACCACTGACCTGGTCATCATCATATGGGCTCCCAACGATAATCATGCCATTGGGGCCGACCTCAACAGAGCTACCAAAATAATCTTGATCTTCAATATCATCAGCGGACAGGCGAATAGGTTCGGAGCTGTAATCACCATTTAACCCTGGGGTGTATACATAAACACTGCCTGTACTGTTCCCGTCGCTATCGTCATATTTAGCTCCCACAACCAGAGTTCCGTCTTCGCCGATAGCTATATCGTCTCCAAATCTGCTATAATCATCTGGACGGGGGTTGGTGAGTTTTACGGTAGAGTATTCGCTGTTTTCATCCTCTGTATATATGTAAACAGACCCCCCTCGGTTGCCGGGAGAGCCTACAGCAATGACACCAGAATCATTAATATCGACAGAATACCCAAACTTTGACCTTTGCGTGTTATCCGGTTCTGGAGAGATGCTCTTTTCTATATAGTTGCCATTCCCGTCAGGCTCATAAATATAGACTAGCCCGTTCCATTTACCTTCATCCCAGTGGTTACCACTTATCTCGAAATGTCCAGGGGCCCCAACCACAATAGTCCCATCACTATTCGTTGCAGTGGCCCCACCAAAGTAATTCAGGTCCACTTCATCAGAAGCCGTTAAAACTTGAACTTGGCTTGTGGAGTTACTCTCCATAACCTCTGTTGAGGTCACCTCTGCGTGAGAGTCTTGAAAAGTTGGAATGAAACTTTCAGCTATCATT
This genomic window from Pseudovibrio sp. M1P-2-3 contains:
- a CDS encoding M10 family metallopeptidase C-terminal domain-containing protein → MIAESFIPTFQDSHAEVTSTEVMESNSTSQVQVLTASDEVDLNYFGGATATNSDGTIVVGAPGHFEISGNHWDEGKWNGLVYIYEPDGNGNYIEKSISPEPDNTQRSKFGYSVDINDSGVIAVGSPGNRGGSVYIYTEDENSEYSTVKLTNPRPDDYSRFGDDIAIGEDGTLVVGAKYDDSDGNSTGSVYVYTPGLNGDYSSEPIRLSADDIEDQDYFGSSVEVGPNGMIIVGSPYDDDQVSGSGSIYVFTPDGNGGYNQVKLAQEAAAMYDRLGTAIAVNVDGTIVASAPFDNDQGSDAGSVTVFTLDGNGEYQAVELYASDAQAYDNFGSSVAISDNGIIVVAATGEDELGDSSGAVYVFVPSSDGSYTEYKLTEPSGSDGGLFGSAVSIDDDGVIVVGAQHTEGTGASYLFHPNSDGSYGEIELVDPDTFTNDQIADQLTDGYWESIGRSSRSFDVAPGDTITVSIDALTSDGQYLATAALDAWAMVTGINFQAVSGSAQITFDDNNSGAYTASGVAGDTIAFSNVNISTDWLTTYGTTLNSYSFQTYVHEIGHAMGLGHAGNYDGAAVYGVDNHYTNDSWQTSVMSYFTQPQNTSIEADFAYILTPTVADILAMQNLYGTANNLRIDDTVYGENSTVGGYYDNIAGLQSVAYTIIDNGGDDTIDYSSVWDDQLISLEQETYSNVNGLTGNLAIARGTVIENVISGHGNDILIGNEADNTLVGGAGSDTFVFDTNSGADEILDFSDGLDLIEFEGGISSFAELTITDQGDDTFVTFDGGSILLTGVDITQLSSDDFLFA